GCAAGCACACTGGAGAACTATGGACCTTATTCAGAAGAGATTTGCAAACACTTACTAATCACCGACTTGAGAAACATATTTTACTTCATTCAGAGGACCCAAGAACATAAGTCTCTGAAGCCACACGTAACAGTTTCCATCTATAATTCAGCTTTTCGTCTGTGTAAGTAAAAGAGATGCTTATGGCAGCAGATTCTCTAAGATCTTCCTTGTGGAGCCAGAAGTGCCAGCAGGTAGGTGGGGAAGCCTGCATGCTTAGCACAACCACTCTGTAGCCTCCCTGCTGTCAGCTGCTCAGAGTGTAGCGTTCtggggatcctgtgatcctgttttCCTTCCTATAGCAAAATATACTGGATTTTTCATTTCTCCCAACACACTCTTAAAGTGTGTGCACAACAATATACTTACACTGATGTTTTCCCAGGCATTATAAAGTCTCTGCCAtaaaatttacaggaaaaaataGTATTCAGATATGTTGATACTGGGAAAGAGGTCATTAAATCCCTGTCGAGACATAGCCTCGTTCTTGTACTGTGCTGTAAAGCAGTGATTGATACCTTGGTTAACAGATTACCTTCCAGGAGGAGCAACTGAGGCAGGCTGCTGTTTGTCAGCATTGTTAGGGAGTGATGAATGATTTAATGAAGAAGTAATCCAGTAGATTCTCCTTTTCTTTAGACTTGATCACAGAGTGttcataaaacataaatttttaaaataagaacccctgctcttataattttttaaatcacttcCCTGGACAAGTTGCTTAAATTTTCACAAGTTACTAGGGTAATAGAGGAGATTCTGGCTTCCTTATTGATTTTACAAGACAGATTTCATAggttctttgtcttcctcctcaaTCCGGCCACCCATTTGTGTACCCCTAAAGATGAGCAGAAAGATCAAAGAGGTAAGTGTAATTTGCTTATCAGTGTATTTTTTTGAAATGGTATCAACTGAAAAAAATGCAGTGATATTTTAACTTATCTATGGTTTATCTTCTTCTAATTCCATAGATAATTCTAACTCCCCTTCATCAGAAATAATGTCAGAAAAACCTGGTACATTATAAGGTCAAAGAATTAAAAGGTAAGAATTAAGAAATATGAAGTCTATTTGAAAGCCACACACTAAACTgtaattctgtttctattttttgtggCAAGAATAGGGTAAATCAATTAATGTCTCATGCCACTGTCTACTGTATAGAGAAGTGCAAAGGATCCATTTTATGCCCAATTAAATTCGCCATGTGGCTTATACAGAGCAGATTTATTTAATCTAACTCTCATTGGAATAAAGGTCATTTCTGATCCAAGCAGACAGACAGCTGAAGAATTACAGAGCTGAAGGAACTGTGCACATGAGCAAACACATGTAATCATGCATACTCGTCCTGGATGTGATAAAGCAAagcttctaaagaaaaaaaaactcatttttcaTATTAATGCTTATTCCCAAACCTTAACACACTGACAGAATGGACATTGTTAAATGACTGAATAAATGAAAAGTTGCTGCTGTGCTACAATTTAAATTTAGTATGCAAACGTTTATTTCTACTGCCAACCTAGTCACTATATTTCCAGGCAGGAATGACACAGTATATGGCCTCAcaagaataaatatgaaaatataactgAAATTACAATTACCTTAGAAATTTTAACACATGCTAATCATAATTATACTGTATTAAACTAAATCACTTGAATAGATGGACATTTCATGAAAACCATGTAAGTTAGGGCTGCAGATGTACCCTAGGGAGCACAAAACCCTGTCCCTGCATACAGCTAGCCACCATTGCACATTCCTGGAATCTTTCTCATCTATTAAgaaagtggaggcaagaggaccaggGGTTCGGGGTAACCCTTATATACATAGTAGGTTAGAAGTGTacttgagaccctatctccataaacaattataaaaataaaacaattttcattataaaaatgttGTCACTACTAATATCCAAATTTAATTTGGCAATATAATATTTCTCACTGAGTTTACTCCAGGTTTGAGGAGCACAACGACACTGACCTCTCTAAAGTACATAAATGGGCATGAAGACGGAATTTGGTGAGTATCTTGGTATCTGTGATTATATACagtcagttattttattttgaattcaaAATATTGGTCACTTTAAAATATTGGGTCTACAGGTCTGCACCAAACCCTCTGAATATAGACATGAGCCTTTAGTTTAGTGTCTCTGAATATAGACATGAGCCTTTAGTTTAGTGTCTCTGAATATAGACATGAGCCTTTAGTTTAGTGTCTCTGAATATAGACATGAGACTTTAGTTTAGTGTCTCTGAATATAGAAATGAGCCTTTAGTTTAGCATCTCTGAATATAGACATGAGCCTTTAGTTTAGTATCTATGGGACTCCCCAGGCTGTGAGCAAGTGGCTCTCTCATTCTTGGGCCTtctcttgaacttttttttctgcAAGTTTGCCTTGTCTAACTGCAAGGTAATGGGGTGTTTTGTatctatatgttttattttgttatgtttgcttgtctttgcttagaagcttgttcttttctaataagacagaaagagagcAGCTCTGGataggaggagggaaggggagggattgggaggaggagagggaaagggaaactgtaatcagattatatattgtatgagaaaattaTCTGGTCTCtttaaaatggagagaaagaaaaaataaaataatgcttcaaaatgaaaaatttgtGTCCAAAGTTTCTACAAAGGACAGTGATTtttaccattacagatggtgaaAGTCCAAATAAGCTGGTATGTATAAAAATAACTGGTCCagaaaacaggagtgggtgggttggggagcagggtgggggaaggggatagggagatttggggctagcatttgaaatgtaaatgaagaaaatatctaattaaaaaaactggTGTTTCAGATACCTTTGAGTGAACTCTTTCAATCTCTGAATgtcatatttttctcctttgtaaacaagaaaataaagtgtTCCTCCTGTTGCTCAAAGGGTCATCAggaggaaacaataaaaaaagtaTTGGTACATTTTCTGGCAATGTGTCTGTAAAGTGTGAAAAATATCCATTATCATTCATTTCtcagttgtttctgtttttctaacaGCTTTGGGATCCAAGAACAACTCCATACATTTTGTGACTGAGTTTATCCTCCTGGGTTTCAGTAACCAGGGGGAGATGCaaagtttcttcttctcttcagtTCTGATTCTTTACCTCCTGACCTTGCTGGGGAATGGAGCAATTGTTTGTGCTGTGAGATGGGATCAGAggctccacacacccatgtacatctTCCTGGGAAACTTTGCCTTTTTAGAGATATGGTATGTCTCTTCCACCATCCCAAACATGTTGGTCAATATCCTCTCTGAGAGTAAGACCAtctccttctctgcctgcttcctccaattctatttctttttttcacttggTACAACAGAGTGTTTCTTCTTGTCAGCTATGGCTTATGATCGATACCTGGCTATCTGTCGACCATTACACTACCCCTCTATCATGACTAGGAAGTTCTGTGTCATCCTGATTTGTATCTGCTGGGTGAGTGGATTCCTCTGCTATCCGGTCCCAATTGTCCTCATCTCCCAACTTCCTTTCTGTGGACCTAACATCATTGACCACTTTGTGTGTGACCCAGGACCATTGTTTGCACTATCCTGTGTACCTGCTCCTTCCACTGAGCTTCTCTGTTATACCTTCAACTCAATGATTATCTTTGGGCCCTTCTTCTCCATCTTGGGATCCTACACTCTAGTACTCAGAGCTGTGTTTCGAGTTCCTTCTGGTGCTGGTCGAACTAAAGCTTTCTCTACATGTGGATCTCACTTAGTGGTTGTGTCTCTGTTCTATGGAACTCTTATGGTGATGTATGTGAGCCCGACATCAGGGAACCCTGCCGGAATGCAGAAGATCGTTACTCTGATTTACTCAGCCTTGACCCCCCTCTTAAATCCTCTCATCTATagtctcagaaacaaagacatgaaaaatgccttaaagaaagTGCTAAAACTAACAACTACCCAAAACTGAGACAATTTTGAAGAAGTTGTGGATTACTTTTTATATCAActtgtttgaaaattatttttatgataaagaTTAATAGGATCTACTGTAATCTTGCATCAGCCATCTCTGAATTCATCATGTCATACTCCTTTTATCTTTGCTTTATCCCCATATATTTCCAAGTCCTTAATAATCCCTCTTCTTTCACACTAGCCCTTTAGCttagtttattttagtttctacATATATGAGTAAGCATGGCTTTCTGTGTTCTGCTTATATATCATATGCCCCAGTTTTGTCTATTTGCTACCAGTAATAAAATTGCATTCTTCTTAATGGAAAAATCCttgt
The sequence above is drawn from the Mus pahari chromosome 8, PAHARI_EIJ_v1.1, whole genome shotgun sequence genome and encodes:
- the LOC110325646 gene encoding olfactory receptor 11H6 — its product is MQSFFFSSVLILYLLTLLGNGAIVCAVRWDQRLHTPMYIFLGNFAFLEIWYVSSTIPNMLVNILSESKTISFSACFLQFYFFFSLGTTECFFLSAMAYDRYLAICRPLHYPSIMTRKFCVILICICWVSGFLCYPVPIVLISQLPFCGPNIIDHFVCDPGPLFALSCVPAPSTELLCYTFNSMIIFGPFFSILGSYTLVLRAVFRVPSGAGRTKAFSTCGSHLVVVSLFYGTLMVMYVSPTSGNPAGMQKIVTLIYSALTPLLNPLIYSLRNKDMKNALKKVLKLTTTQN